The sequence AACGTGCCGGAGACCGGGACCGTGCGGGTCACGTCGGCGGTGTAGAAGTTGTTCCCCTCCACACCCATGTCCATCAGCAGCAGTTCACCGGGCTGCGTCACGCCGGTGTTGCGGACCCAGTGCAGGATCGTCGCGTGCGCGCCGGCGCCGACGATCGAGCTGTAGCCGACGTCGTTGCCGTCGTGCCGGGCGCGCAGGCCGAAGACGCCCTCCAGCAGGCGCTCCTTGACCGCGCGGTCGGCCGGCAGGACCCGGGCGACGTCCTCGAAGCCGAGCACGGTCGCGTCGATGGCGGCCTGCAGCTGGGCGATCTCCCACTCGTCCTTGACCAGCTTCAGCTCCGAGATCACCCGGGCCAGCTCGCGGTCCCGCGGACGGCTGCGGTCCGGCTCGTAGGCCAGCACCGCCCGGTCGACGTTGGCGTCGAGACCGCGCAGCACGCGGGTGCGGCCGGGCGCCGAGGCGGCCAGGGCCGGGCCGAGCGCGCCCAGCGAGGCGGTCTCCAGGCCCAGCTCGGTGGATTTCTCGGCCAGGGTGTGGGTGCGGCCGATCCAGAGCTCGCCGTTGCGGTCGCGGAAGAAGCGGTCGGTCTCCTTCGAGTTGCGCTCCCGGGTGTAGAGCACCGCGTCGTGGCCGGACGCGCTCGGTCGGAGCACCAGCACGCTGTCCGGGTCGCGGTCGCCGGTGAGGTAGAAGAAGTCGCTGCCCGGCCGGAACGGGTAGTCGGTGTCGTTGGCCCGCACCTTCTCGTTGCCGCTCGGGATGATCAGCGTCTCACCGGGGAACGCGTCGGAGAGCGCGGCGCGACGCTTCGCGTAGTTCGGAACCTCGGGCAGCGGCGCGACCGAGATCGGGTCCTCGCGCCATCCGGTGCGCATGAACTGCAGGAACGCCTCCGGGAAGGCGGGGTCGTGGGACTCCGTCCGGGGTGCGGGCTGCGCGCCGCCGTCCTTCTGCGCCATCGTGGGGTGCCTCCGTTCCTCGTGCGGTTCCCCGACGTTACCGCTTGCCCCCGACGAAAAGCACCGCCCGGTGCGCCGGCCGGCGGCGGGCGGCTCCCGTCGTACCCGGGAAGCGGTGGAGCGTCCATCCGGATGTCGCGGCGCAAGCCGGACCGACGCGTGCGCCGGACGGTGCGGGAAGACCGGGAGCGGCCGGACCGCGAGGCCCGGCCGGTACGGTCGTCGAACGGCGCGACGGGCTCAGCGCCCGCCCATCCTCTCGTACCCGAACGGCAGGTTCAGGCAGCCGACCCGGGCCCCCGCCGTCCCGGCTGCACCGGGCGTGGTCCGGGTCGTCTCCGCGTGCAGGATCAGCGACTTCGGCAGCCGCTCGTGGGAGAACATCCAGTGCTGCTCACGGCGCACCGTCGCCGCGCCCTGCGCGTCCGTGGTGAAGTCCAGCCAGATCTCGTTCGCGGGGTTGGCGTATGCCGGATCGGTCGACGGTTTGGCCGTGGTCGCGGCCGGATCGTGCCGGTGCTGGTAATGCGGGCCGGCCGCCTTGGGGTCCCGGTCGCACTCGGCGACGTGCATGTGCGCGCCGTATCCGCGGCCCGGCACCAGCCCGGTCACGTCGAGCTGCACCCAGAGATTGCTGCCGGTCGAGCTGAACTCGACGTGTGCGGTGGCGCCCACCGGCACCAGCTCGGGGTCGTAGGTGATCGCCTGGGCGCCGGGCTCCCACGTCTGGAAGACGGCGGGGCCGGGCGCCGGGACGGCGGTCAGGCCGGCGAGGGCCAGGCCGGCTGCTAGTTGAGATAGTGCAAACATGGCAAGAATTGTCGCAAAAACGGATTTATCCGGTGTCGGAACCCCAGGCTGGACTGACCGGCGCCGGAGCGGGGCACGGCGGAGATCTCGCCGGGTGCGCCGTCCCGGTGAAGCCGGCCAGCGGGCATGATCAGCGGGCGCCGCGCCACGGCGGTGCAGTGGTGCATCGGCGGCGGTGGGGTGGCGGCATCGGCGGCGATGGCGCGGTGGCGTGATGGCGCGGTCGCGGTGGCGCGGTGGCATCGTCGTCGTGGCGTCGTGGCGTCGTGGCGTCGTGGCGTCGTGGCGTGGTGGCGTGGTGGCGTGGTGGCGTTGGCGGACGGGACCCGGGAAGCGGAGGAAGCGGCATGGGCTACGCGGTGGTGCTCGGTGAGGCACTGATCGACCTGCTGGAGGCGGAGCAGGACGGCGACCTGATCTACCGTCAGGCGATCGGCGGCGCGCCGCTCAACGTCGCCGTCGGGGTGACCCGGCTGGGCGGCCGGGTGGAGTACGCCGGATCGCTCAGCGGCGACGTGCTCGGCGACCGGATCGCCGCGTTCCTGCGCGCGGCCGGCGTCGGCGACCGGGGCGTGCGCCGGGTCGACGTGCCGACCACGCTCGCGGTCACCACGTTCGAGGGCGCCGAGCCGACCTTCACGTTCTACGGGGAGCCCCCCTCGTACGCCCTTCTCGCCCCCGCGGACCTGGACCGCACCGCGATCGCCGGCGCCGGCCTGCTCTATGCCGGCTCCATCTGCCTGCTCCGCGAGCCGTTCCGGGCGACTGCCCGGGACGCGTGGGCCCGGTGCGGCGGCATCCGGGTCTTCGACCCCAACGTCCGTCCCAAGCTGCTGCCCGACGACGCCGCGGTGACCGCCCTGCGCTACCTCGTCGAGGAGTACTTCGCCACCGCTGACCTGGTCAAGCTCAGCTCCGCCGACGCGCAGGTGCTCTACGGCGACGCGGACCCGGCAGCCGCCGCCGAGCGGATCCGCGCGCTGGGCGCGGGCGCGGTGGTGGTGACCTGCGGGGCCCGTGGCGCGCACGTGGCCGCGGCGGACGGCACGGCGCTGCTGCCCGCCCCGGCGGTCACCGCGGTGGACGCCACCGGCGCCGGTGACTCGGTGATGGCCGCGCTGATCAGCCGCCTGCTGTCCGGCGGGCTGCCGGCGGATCTGGCCGGCTGGCAGCGGCACGTCCGATTCGCCCTCGCGGTGGCCGGGCTGGTCTGCGAACGTCACGGTGGGGCGACGGCCATGCCCACCTCGGACGAGGTCGCCGCCCGCTGGGGCGACATCTGACGGTCCGCGAGGCGGCGACGTCTCCATGCCGCCGCGCGAGCGGCGGCGGTCCGCCCGATTCCCGGTACGAACCGGCCCGCACGCCGGCGGTCATGCGCCCCGTGGCGGCCCCGCGCGGTACGGCCGCCGGTGTTCGGGCGGCCACGGCAACCATCGGGAGCGGGCGCGAGTTCGGCTCGGGCGGTCCGGCCGGTCAGTCGCCGAGGGCACGGGCGATGAAGCGCGTCCGGTCGAGGACGGTGCGCTCGACGTGGACCTCGGCGACCACGGTCTCGCCGTCCCGGACCTCGACGTGGAAGAGCAGCTTGCGCCCGTCCACGCCGACGAGTCTGGCGTGGGCGAGCACCTTGCGCCCGACCGGCGTCGGCGCCCGGTGTTCCACCGTGGCCCGGGTGCCGACAGTGGTGATTCCACCCGGGATCTGTCGCGCGGTCGCGGCCACCGTGGCGGCCTCGGCGAGCGCCAGCACCCGGGGCGTGGCCAGCACCGGCACGTCGCCGGAGCCGATGGACTGGGCGGTGTCGGCATCGGTGACCGTCAACTCCACCCGGGCGTTGAGACCGGGAGCGAACTCCGGTAGCTCCATCCCGACAGCTTAAGCGCGCCCGGGTGGCCGCCAGAACGTCTCGTCAGCGGGTTGACCCGCCCCGGAAGGTGGACTACCCGTCCGCGGGTGCCGGGCCGGCCGGTGGTCCGCCGGCAGGATGCGAATCGGTCGGTGGTCCCGTCGTGGGTGGCGCAGCCTGGTGCGGTCCCGTCGTGGGTGGCGCAGCGTGGTGCGGCCCCGCCGTGGGTGGTGGACCGGTTGGCTGCCACCCCACCGGCGGCGGGGCGAGCGGCTGCCCGGCTGTCGCCGGAGGCGGCAGCGGTCCCGGCATGACGGGCAGCGCGAAGATCTGACCCGCCACCGGCGGCAGGTAGACGGTCTGCCCTGGTCGCCGCTGCCAGACCGGGGGATACCCGGCTGCCGGCGGAGGGACGGGCTGGGCTCCGGCGAATGGTGCCGGGAAGGGCTGCGCTTCCGTGGGGGGCGCCGGGAAGGGCTGTGCTCCCGTGGGCGGTGCCGGGAAGGGCTGTGCTCCCGTGGGCGGTGCCGGGAAGGGCTGTGCTCCCGTGGGCGGTGCCGGGAAGGGCTGCGCTCCCGTGGGGGGCGCCGGGAGAGGCTGACCGCCCGGGGGCGGCGGCCCCGCGGGTCGACCGTCCGCCGCTTGACCGCGCGCCGCTTGACCGTCCGCCGCTTGACCGCGCGCCGGGAGCCACCCCGCGGCCGGCGAGCCGCCCGGCAGCCCGCCGGCCGCGGCGGGAGCGGGCCGCCGCGCCTGTCGCGCCCGGCGGGCCAGTTCGTCGGCGAGCGCCCACGCCTCGGCGAGATCGCGGTCCCGGGCCACCCCGGACCGGCCGCCGGCCGCGTCCGCATGGACCGTGGCGAGGCCGAACAGCCGCTGCAGCGGACCCTGCACGACCCGGACGCTCTGCAGCCGGGCGTACGGCACCAGGGTCATCTCCCGGGCGAGCCGCCCCTGCCGGGTGACCAGCACGTCCGGGTGCAGCCCGACGCCCATGAACCGCAGCCCGACCGGGTGCAGCCAGCGCACCCGGGCCGGCGGCGGTGAGGTGGCCAGGGTGGCCAGGTCGACACCGGGCAGCACGGCGCCGATCAGGAAGCGGGCGGCGTGCCGGTCGCCGACCGGGAGCAGCCGGTCGGAGCCGGTGTCGGCGCCGCGTTCCGGTGCGCCGTACCCGGCCACGTCCAGTTGCAGGTAGAGCCATCCGGAGGGTCGCCAGAGCAGCGGCCAGGTGATCCGGAGCGCCTGGACGCGGTGCAGCGGCACCACCTGGTTGCGGGTCTCGGTCAGGCCGTAGTGCAGCAGCAGCCGCCCGCCCGGATCGCGGGCGAGCCGGAAGTTCCAGTCCCGCAGCACCCGGCGGATCGGTTGGAGCAGCACCCCGGCCATCGCGGTGACCGTGCTGGCGATCCCGATGAAGGTCCACGAGCCCTCCATCACGAACTGGACGATCACCCAGGCGACGCCCACCGGCAGCAGGAACGCCTGCGGGGTGAGCAGCTGGCTGACCAGCAGGTCGCGGTTGCGGACGGAGAGGAACACGTGTTCCGGCGGGGTCGCGGTGACCGGGGCGGCCGCCGGGCCGGCGCCGGGCACGGCCGGCTGCGGGGTACGACCGGACAGCGCGAGCAGGCGTTCCCGCAGCGCGGACGCTTCCCGTACGGTCAGGTAGGCCAGCGGCGCCTCGGCCTTGTTCCCGCCGACCACCTCCAGCCGCAGCTCGGCCAGGCCGGTGAGCTGCGCGAGCAGCGGCCGGCGCAGCTCGACGGACTGCAACCGGTCGAGCGGGATGGCCCGGTTGCGCCGCCACAGCAGCCCGTCGGTGATCCGCAGCTCCCGGGCCACCACCTGGTAGCCGGTGTTCCACCACCCGATCGCCGAGAAGATCACCGCGCCCACCGCGAGGGCGGCCACCACCATCGCGAAGTGCGTCGGCCCGAGCTGGCGCAGTGTCTGCCAGGACAGCGCGGCGACGATCACGACGAGGCTCTTGGCGCCGTGCAGCAGCGGGCTGAGCGGGTGCAGTCGCTGCCGCCCGGCCGGCTCGGGGGTCCCGGTGGCGGTCACAGGCCCTCGGCCCGGTCCTCGCCGAGGGCGGTGAGCCGGTCGCGCAACCGGGCCGCCTCGTCCGGTGGCAGGCCGGGCACCCGGGCGTCGCTGGCCGCGGCCGCGGTGTGCAGCTGCACGGTGGCCAGCCCGAACGCGCGCTCGATCGGTCCGGCGGTGACGTCGACGAACTGCATCCGGGCGTACGGCACGATGGTGAGCCGCCGGACCAGCAGGCCGTGCCGGACCATCAGGTCGTTGTCGCGCTCGGCGTACCCCCAGGCCCGGACGGCCCGGACGGCGACGGCCGCGCGCCAGAGCCCGAGCAGCAGCACCGCGCCCAGGCCGGCGAGCCAGCCCCACTGCCGGCCGACGAGCCAGCCGACGCCGAGCCCGATGAGCAGGACCGCCTGCCAGATGGCCAGCCCGATCAGCTCCACAGTGATCAGCTTGCTGGAGACCGGACGCCAGCGGACCGTGTCCGGCCACGGCTGCAGGGCATCGACGACGGTGGGCACCGCGGGCTCGTTCACATCTGAACCCTACGAGATCCTGGCATCCTCCGACGACACGAAAGGTGTCACTTCCCGCAGGAAGGAGCGGGCTTCCAGGAAGGCGCCGAGGGACACCCGATGATCAGGGCAGGCGAGCCAGGTCTTGCGGTATTCCGGGGTGTGCAGCTTGGGATTGTTCCAGAGCAATTGCCAGGCCGCGGGCGCGCGACAGCCCTTGGCGGAGCACTGCGGGGGGAGTTCCTCGACCATGCGACCAACTTAATGGCAACGTCATTGACGACTCTGGCATGGGAGAAATAAAAACGGGTGGTTATGCGCCGGGCGGCCACGGGGGAAGCCGCCCGGCGACGTGCTAAATGCTACACGGTTCAAAGACATACGTATCCACCCGGTGAGCGTGGCTGTTCCGGCGGATCGCGCAGAAAGATCAACATGTTCGGCGGATAGTGCCCTGGGCTGCGGCGATCCGTCCGGGCCGGGATGATGGGACGGTCAGGTGACGGCGCCGGTTCCGCCTCTCCTAGGAACCTCTCAGGCGTGTGTAGTTGTCTGTCGTGTAAGTCTTGAGCGTCGGCATCCGCGCCGGCGCATCACGACCGTTGTGGAGGACCGGTGGCGCAGCCCAGCACGCCCGAGACCGAGACGAGCCCGGAGGGGGCCGCGCCGGTCCCGCCGGCACACGACGCGTCGCAGCTGGAGCGGGCGATGTTCGAGGTCAAACGGGTCATCGTCGGCCAGGACCGGATGGTCGAGCGGATGTTCGTGGCGCTGCTGGCCCGCGGCCACTGCCTGTTGGAGGGCGTGCCCGGCGTGGCCAAGACGCTGGCCGTGGAGACCCTGGCCAAGGTGGTCGGCGGCACCTTCTCCCGGGTCCAGTTCACCCCGGACCTGGTGCCCGCCGACATCGTCGGCACCCGGATCTACCGGCAGAGCAGCGAGCAGTTCGACGTCGAGCTCGGGCCGGTGTTCGTGAACTTCCTGCTCGCCGACGAGATCAACCGGGCGCCGGCCAAGGTGCAGTCGGCGCTGCTCGAGGTGATGGCCGAGCACCAGGTGTCGATCGGCGGCAAGAGCTACGACGTGCCGGACCCGTTCCTGGTGATGGCCACGCAGAACCCGATCGAGCAGGAGGGCGTCTACCCGCTGCCCGAGGCGCAGCGGGACCGGTTCCTGATGAAGATCATCGTGGGGTACCCGACCGACGCCGAGGAGCGCGAGATCGTCTACCGGATGGGGGTGAGCGCGCCCGAGCCCAAACAGGTGTTCACCCCGGCCGACCTGCTCGCCCTGCAACGCCGGGCGGACCAGGTGTTCGTGCACAACGCCCTGGTCGACTACACGGTCCGGCTGGTGCTGGCCACCCGCGCGCCGGCCCAGCACGGCATGCCGGACGTCGCCCAGCTGATTCAGTACGGCGCCAGTCCGCGTGCCTCGCTCGGCATCGTCCGCGCCACCCGGGCGCTCGCCCTGCTCCGCGGCCGTGACTACGCGCTGCCGCAGGACCTGCAGGACGTCGCGCCGGACATCCTGCGGCACCGGCTGGTGCTCAGCTACGACGCGCTGGCCGACGACATCCCGGCCGACCACATCGTGGCCCGGATCATGCAGGCCGTACCGATGCCGTCGGTCGCTTCCCGGCAGGGCACCTCGCCGCACGGTGGCCCGGTCGCGCCGGGTGCCCACCCGAACGGGGCGCAGCCGACCAGCGGCGTGCCGGCCGCCA is a genomic window of Actinoplanes teichomyceticus ATCC 31121 containing:
- a CDS encoding carbohydrate kinase family protein; the protein is MGYAVVLGEALIDLLEAEQDGDLIYRQAIGGAPLNVAVGVTRLGGRVEYAGSLSGDVLGDRIAAFLRAAGVGDRGVRRVDVPTTLAVTTFEGAEPTFTFYGEPPSYALLAPADLDRTAIAGAGLLYAGSICLLREPFRATARDAWARCGGIRVFDPNVRPKLLPDDAAVTALRYLVEEYFATADLVKLSSADAQVLYGDADPAAAAERIRALGAGAVVVTCGARGAHVAAADGTALLPAPAVTAVDATGAGDSVMAALISRLLSGGLPADLAGWQRHVRFALAVAGLVCERHGGATAMPTSDEVAARWGDI
- a CDS encoding PH domain-containing protein, yielding MNEPAVPTVVDALQPWPDTVRWRPVSSKLITVELIGLAIWQAVLLIGLGVGWLVGRQWGWLAGLGAVLLLGLWRAAVAVRAVRAWGYAERDNDLMVRHGLLVRRLTIVPYARMQFVDVTAGPIERAFGLATVQLHTAAAASDARVPGLPPDEAARLRDRLTALGEDRAEGL
- a CDS encoding aminopeptidase P family protein — encoded protein: MAQKDGGAQPAPRTESHDPAFPEAFLQFMRTGWREDPISVAPLPEVPNYAKRRAALSDAFPGETLIIPSGNEKVRANDTDYPFRPGSDFFYLTGDRDPDSVLVLRPSASGHDAVLYTRERNSKETDRFFRDRNGELWIGRTHTLAEKSTELGLETASLGALGPALAASAPGRTRVLRGLDANVDRAVLAYEPDRSRPRDRELARVISELKLVKDEWEIAQLQAAIDATVLGFEDVARVLPADRAVKERLLEGVFGLRARHDGNDVGYSSIVGAGAHATILHWVRNTGVTQPGELLLMDMGVEGNNFYTADVTRTVPVSGTFTPLQRQVYDIVYASQQAGMDAIRPGVLFRDVHQVCMRVLAEGLHDLGLLPVSVDEAMAEDSTIYRRWTLHGFGHMLGIDVHDCAHARNEAYREGPLGEGYVLTVEPGLYFQPEDDLVPEELRGLGIRIEDDVLVTADGCRNLSAGLPRTSDEVEKWLAAQREAGPRLPG
- a CDS encoding superoxide dismutase family protein, giving the protein MFALSQLAAGLALAGLTAVPAPGPAVFQTWEPGAQAITYDPELVPVGATAHVEFSSTGSNLWVQLDVTGLVPGRGYGAHMHVAECDRDPKAAGPHYQHRHDPAATTAKPSTDPAYANPANEIWLDFTTDAQGAATVRREQHWMFSHERLPKSLILHAETTRTTPGAAGTAGARVGCLNLPFGYERMGGR
- a CDS encoding thioesterase family protein; this encodes MELPEFAPGLNARVELTVTDADTAQSIGSGDVPVLATPRVLALAEAATVAATARQIPGGITTVGTRATVEHRAPTPVGRKVLAHARLVGVDGRKLLFHVEVRDGETVVAEVHVERTVLDRTRFIARALGD
- a CDS encoding AAA family ATPase, which translates into the protein MAQPSTPETETSPEGAAPVPPAHDASQLERAMFEVKRVIVGQDRMVERMFVALLARGHCLLEGVPGVAKTLAVETLAKVVGGTFSRVQFTPDLVPADIVGTRIYRQSSEQFDVELGPVFVNFLLADEINRAPAKVQSALLEVMAEHQVSIGGKSYDVPDPFLVMATQNPIEQEGVYPLPEAQRDRFLMKIIVGYPTDAEEREIVYRMGVSAPEPKQVFTPADLLALQRRADQVFVHNALVDYTVRLVLATRAPAQHGMPDVAQLIQYGASPRASLGIVRATRALALLRGRDYALPQDLQDVAPDILRHRLVLSYDALADDIPADHIVARIMQAVPMPSVASRQGTSPHGGPVAPGAHPNGAQPTSGVPAAMAYPAQGNPAWPGQPQP